A part of Sebastes fasciatus isolate fSebFas1 chromosome 10, fSebFas1.pri, whole genome shotgun sequence genomic DNA contains:
- the LOC141775659 gene encoding uncharacterized protein LOC141775659 isoform X2, translating into MILLCSTLLLLHQGYALISVTTVQLGEPAIFKCFFPDSDYSNTRVKWYKQSIGDTLELMSTLMKGTANPSFEPEFPPSKCFANLSKTTSTMTILKTTPEDEAVYHCAFTTWSDDEWTGTYLSLKGNTQRSTDFTVVQRPTASDPVHPGDSVTLQCSVLSDSEKKSCSGDYSVHWFGVGSDKSHPNIIYTDGNRHDECEKRSDTQRSCVYRFSKNVSHSDAGTYYCAVATCGEIIFGHGTKLDIEGTSSRSHGVLLTDSTFLSLQCAVWAICLIVIAVLIYAIKKNKCDYCNTKEK; encoded by the exons ATGATCCTTTTATGCAGTACACTGCTTCTTCTCCATCAAGGAT ATGCGCTGATCTCAGTGACCACAGTTCAACTGGGTGAACCTGCaatcttcaaatgttttttccctGATTCGGATTATAGCAATACACGAGTCAAGTGGTACAAGCAGAGTATTGGTGATACTCTTGAATTAATGAGTACACTGATGAAAGGCACTGCAAATCCTTCGTTTGAACCAGAGTTTCCTCCTTCAAAATGCTTTGCAAACCTTTCAAAAACCACGAGCACTATGACCATTTTGAAGACAACCCCAGAAGATGAGGCAGTGTatcactgtgcattcactaccTGGAGTGACGATGAGTGGACTGGCACGTATTTGTCTTTAAAAG gaAACACTCAGAGGTCGACGGACTTTACTGTTGTTCAGCGGCCGACAGCATCTGATCCAGTTCATCCAGGCGACTCCGTCACTCTCCAGTGTTCGGTCCTCTCCGACTCTGAAAAGAAGTCCTGTTCTGGAGATTACAGTGTGCACTGGTTTGGAGTCGGATCGGATAAATCTCATCCAAACATCATCTACACTGATGGAAATAGACATGATGAATGTGAGAAGAGATCTGATACTCAGAGGAGTTGTGTTTATCGCTTCTCCAAGAACGTCAGCCACTCTGATGCCGGGACTTACTACTGTGCCGTCGCCACATGTGGGGAGATAATATTTGGACATGGAACAAAACTGGACATTGAAG GAACCAGCTCACGGTCACATGGTGTTTTACTGACGGACAGTACATTTCTGTCCCTGCAGTGTGCGGTCTGGGCTATATGTCTGATTGTTATAGCCGTCCTCATTTACGCCATCAAGAAAAACAAGTGTGACTATTGCAATACTAAAG AGAAATGA
- the LOC141775659 gene encoding uncharacterized protein LOC141775659 isoform X1: MILLCSTLLLLHQGYALISVTTVQLGEPAIFKCFFPDSDYSNTRVKWYKQSIGDTLELMSTLMKGTANPSFEPEFPPSKCFANLSKTTSTMTILKTTPEDEAVYHCAFTTWSDDEWTGTYLSLKGNTQRSTDFTVVQRPTASDPVHPGDSVTLQCSVLSDSEKKSCSGDYSVHWFGVGSDKSHPNIIYTDGNRHDECEKRSDTQRSCVYRFSKNVSHSDAGTYYCAVATCGEIIFGHGTKLDIEGTSSRSHGVLLTDSTFLSLQCAVWAICLIVIAVLIYAIKKNKCDYCNTKAVSLQENVAKRNLKRNEDGWIYSTVVFTVMETGRGGKKDAKAAERERIYAAVKAFGLD; this comes from the exons ATGATCCTTTTATGCAGTACACTGCTTCTTCTCCATCAAGGAT ATGCGCTGATCTCAGTGACCACAGTTCAACTGGGTGAACCTGCaatcttcaaatgttttttccctGATTCGGATTATAGCAATACACGAGTCAAGTGGTACAAGCAGAGTATTGGTGATACTCTTGAATTAATGAGTACACTGATGAAAGGCACTGCAAATCCTTCGTTTGAACCAGAGTTTCCTCCTTCAAAATGCTTTGCAAACCTTTCAAAAACCACGAGCACTATGACCATTTTGAAGACAACCCCAGAAGATGAGGCAGTGTatcactgtgcattcactaccTGGAGTGACGATGAGTGGACTGGCACGTATTTGTCTTTAAAAG gaAACACTCAGAGGTCGACGGACTTTACTGTTGTTCAGCGGCCGACAGCATCTGATCCAGTTCATCCAGGCGACTCCGTCACTCTCCAGTGTTCGGTCCTCTCCGACTCTGAAAAGAAGTCCTGTTCTGGAGATTACAGTGTGCACTGGTTTGGAGTCGGATCGGATAAATCTCATCCAAACATCATCTACACTGATGGAAATAGACATGATGAATGTGAGAAGAGATCTGATACTCAGAGGAGTTGTGTTTATCGCTTCTCCAAGAACGTCAGCCACTCTGATGCCGGGACTTACTACTGTGCCGTCGCCACATGTGGGGAGATAATATTTGGACATGGAACAAAACTGGACATTGAAG GAACCAGCTCACGGTCACATGGTGTTTTACTGACGGACAGTACATTTCTGTCCCTGCAGTGTGCGGTCTGGGCTATATGTCTGATTGTTATAGCCGTCCTCATTTACGCCATCAAGAAAAACAAGTGTGACTATTGCAATACTAAAG CTGTTTCCCTGCAAGAAAATGTTGCAAAAAGGAATTTAAAG AGAAATGAAGACGGATGGATTTATTCTACTGTCGTCTTTACCGTGATGGAAACTGGCAGAGGTGGAAAGAAGGATGCAAAagcagcggagagagagaggatctaCGCTGCTGTCAAGGCTTTCGGGTTGGATTAG
- the LOC141774859 gene encoding immunoglobulin kappa light chain-like yields MIGRLAALFLLSTVYLIQAEEVSHQISMTVVEVGVNVTLHCPVSEKEGHFFYWYKQPLGFMIQTVVTGTFTQPKLDTQFNNSRFKVTAGKNQYNLTITNVSKEDEATYFCHKGTAYSQSFVNGIFLAVNDRKHQKSFYVKQSPKSVQPGDSVTLQCSLHSKNKEVQCPGKQDVYWFRSGSGQSHPGIIYTHSDEQEERSCVYSLSKTIQNSSDNGTYYCAVVTCGEILLGEGTKVETRPKLDPVLIVLGALLAGCVTVIVVLIFCVSRRRVCEHCKAGARSAARNPGHDKSTVDQQADLGGDEEALNYAALNFSARKVTRVTKKRESPECVYSPVRADYHTQQQPR; encoded by the exons ATGATCGGAAGACTGGCTGCTTTGTTTCTTCTCAGTACAGTGT ACCTGATTCAAGCTGAAGAGGTTTCTCACCAGATCTCTATGACTGTAGTTGAAGTTGGTGTAAATGTTACTTTGCACTGTCCAGTTTCTGAGAAGGAAGGACACTTCTTTTACTGGTATAAGCAGCCTCTTGGATTTATGATCCAAACAGTTGTTACAGGAACTTTTACTCAACCAAAACTTGATACACAATTTAACAACTCACGTTTCAAAGTCACAGCGGGGAAGAATCAGTATAATCTTACCATCACAAATGTCAGCAAAGAGGACGAAGCAACATACTTCTGTCACAAGGGAACAGCATATTCACAGAGTTTTGTTAATGGCATCTTCTTGGCTGTGAACG ATCGTAAGCATCAGAAATCTTTCTACGTGAAACAAAGTCCGAAGTCGGTCCAGCCGGGCGACTCAGTGACTCTCCAGTGTTCACTTCACTCCAAGAACAAAGAAGTCCAGTGTCCAGGTAAACAGGATGTGTACTGGTTCAGATCTGGATCAGGACAATCTCATCCCGGCATCATTTACACTCACAGTGATGAACAAGAGGAAAGAAGTTGTGTCTACAGTCTGTCCAAAACTATACAGAACTCCTCTGATAATGGGACTTACTACTGCGCTGTGGTCACATGTGGAGAGATCCTGTTGGGTGAAGGAACCAAAGTGGAAACAA GACCTAAACTGGACCCAGTACTCATTGTGCTTGGAGCCCTGTTGGCCGGCTGTGTGACGGTGATTGTTGTCCTTATTTTCTGCGTAAGTCGAAGGAGAGTTTGTGAACACTGCAAAG CAGGAGCAAGGAGTGCCGCCCGTAATCCTGGACATGACAAGTCAACAGTGGATCAACAAGCTGACCTg GGTGGTGACGAAGAAGCATTGAACTATGCAGCACTGAATTTCTCCGCAAGAAAAGTGACAAGAGTGACGAAAAAGAGAGAGTCACCAGAGTGTGTGTACTCTCCTGTGAGAGCAGACTaccacacacagcagcagcccaGGTAG
- the LOC141775881 gene encoding uncharacterized protein LOC141775881, translating into MTYRNSVYDLSVSSGEVATYNLHLIQAEEVSHQISMTVVEVGVNVTLHCPVSEKEVHFFYWYKQPLGFMIQTVVTGTFTQPKLDTQFNNSRFKVTAGKNQYNLTITNVSKEDEATYFCHKGTAYSQSFVNDIFLAVNDRKHQKSFYVKQSPKSVQPGDSVTLQCSLHSKNKEVQCPGKQDVYWFRSGSGQSHPGIIYTHSDEQEERSCVYSLSKTIQNSSDNGTYYCAVVTCREILLGEGTKVETSTLFKS; encoded by the exons ATGACTTACAGGAACAGCGTGTATGATCTatcggtatctagtggtgaggttgcaacTTACAACTTac ACCTGATTCAAGCTGAAGAGGTTTCTCACCAGATCTCTATGACTGTAGTTGAAGTTGGTGTAAATGTTACTTTGCACTGTCCAGTTTCTGAGAAGGAAGTACACTTCTTTTACTGGTATAAGCAGCCTCTTGGATTTATGATCCAAACAGTTGTTACAGGAACTTTTACTCAACCAAAACTTGATACACAATTTAACAACTCACGTTTCAAAGTCACAGCGGGGAAGAATCAGTATAATCTTACCATCACAAATGTCAGCAAAGAGGACGAAGCAACATACTTCTGTCACAAGGGAACAGCATATTCACAGAGTTTTGTTAATGACATCTTCTTGGCTGTGAACG ATCGTAAGCATCAGAAATCTTTCTACGTGAAACAAAGTCCGAAGTCGGTCCAGCCGGGCGACTCAGTGACTCTCCAGTGTTCACTTCACTCCAAGAACAAAGAAGTCCAGTGTCCAGGTAAACAGGATGTGTACTGGTTCAGATCTGGATCAGGACAATCTCATCCCGGCATCATTTACACTCACAGTGATGAACAAGAGGAAAGAAGTTGTGTCTACAGTCTGTCCAAAACTATACAGAACTCCTCTGATAATGGGACTTACTACTGTGCTGTGGTCACATGTAGAGAGATCCTGTTGGGCGAAGGAACCAAAGTGGAAACAAGTACGTTGTTTAAATCATAA
- the LOC141775882 gene encoding immunoglobulin kappa light chain-like has translation MTYRNSVYDLSVSSGEVATYNLHLIQAEEVSHQISMTVVEVGVNVTLHCPVSEKEVHFFYWYKQPLGFMIQTVVTGTFTQPKLDTQFNNSRFKVTAGKNQYNLTITNVSKEDEATYFCHKGTAYSQSFVNGIFLAVNDRKHQKSFYVKQSPKSVQPGDSVTLQCSLHSKNKEVQCPGKQNVYWFRSGSGQSHPGIIYTHSDEQEERSCVYSLSKTIQNSSDNGTYYCAVVTCGEILLGEGTKVETRQELDPVIIILGILLVLCLIVIVILVFSRN, from the exons ATGACTTACAGGAACAGCGTGTATGATCTatcggtatctagtggtgaggttgcaacTTACAACTTac ACCTGATTCAAGCTGAAGAGGTTTCTCACCAGATCTCTATGACTGTAGTTGAAGTTGGTGTAAATGTTACTTTGCACTGTCCAGTTTCTGAGAAGGAAGTACACTTCTTTTACTGGTATAAGCAGCCTCTTGGATTTATGATCCAAACAGTTGTTACAGGAACTTTTACTCAACCAAAACTTGATACACAATTTAACAACTCACGTTTCAAAGTCACAGCGGGGAAGAATCAGTATAATCTTACCATCACAAATGTCAGCAAAGAGGACGAAGCAACATACTTCTGTCACAAGGGAACAGCATATTCACAGAGTTTTGTTAATGGCATCTTCTTGGCTGTGAACG ATCGTAAGCATCAGAAATCTTTCTACGTGAAACAAAGTCCGAAGTCGGTCCAGCCGGGCGACTCAGTGACTCTCCAGTGTTCACTTCACTCCAAGAACAAAGAAGTCCAGTGTCCAGGTAAACAGAATGTGTACTGGTTCAGATCTGGATCAGGACAATCTCATCCCGGCATCATTTACACTCACAGTGATGAACAAGAGGAAAGAAGTTGTGTCTACAGTCTGTCCAAAACTATACAGAACTCCTCTGATAATGGGACTTACTACTGCGCTGTGGTCACATGTGGAGAGATCCTGTTGGGCGAAGGAACCAAAGTGGAAACAA gACAAGAATTGGACCCAGTTATCATCATCCTCGGGATCCTGCTGGTTCTCTGCCTGATTGTGATCGTCATCCTTGTTTTCTCAAGAAACTGA
- the LOC141775883 gene encoding immunoglobulin kappa light chain-like, which translates to MIGRQAALFLLSTIFICLFSSDLIQTAEVSHQIPTTVVEVGVNVTLHCPVSKKDGHFFYWYKQPLGFMIQTVVTGTFTQPKLDTQFNNQHFKVTAGKNQYNLTITNVSKEDEATYFCHTGTAYSQSFVNGIYLAVNDRNQQKSFYVKQSPKSVQPGDSVTLQCSLHSKNKEVQCPRKQNVYWFRSGSRESHPGIIYTHSDEQLERSCVYSLSKTIQNSSDNGTYYCAVVTCGEILLGEGTKVETRQELDPVIIILGILLVLCLIVIIILVFSRN; encoded by the exons ATGATCGGAAGACAGGCTGCTTTGTTTCTTCTCAGTACA atttttatttgtctcttttcttcAGACCTGATTCAAACTGCAGAGGTTTCTCACCAGATCCCTACGACTGTAGTTGAAGTTGGTGTAAATGTTACTTTGCACTGTCCAGTTTCTAAGAAGGACGGACATTTCTTTTACTGGTATAAACAGCCTCTTGGATTTATGATCCAAACAGTTGTTACAGGAACTTTTACTCAACCAAAACTTGATACACAATTTAACAACCAACATTTCAAAGTCACAGCGGGGAAGAATCAGTATAATCTTACCATCACAAATGTCAGCAAAGAGGACGAAGCAACATACTTCTGTCACACGGGAACAGCTTATTCACAGAGTTTTGTTAATGGCATCTACTTGGCTGTGAACG ATCGTAATCAGCAGAAATCTTTCTACGTGAAACAAAGTCCGAAGTCGGTCCAGCCGGGCGACTCAGTGACTCTCCAGTGTTCACTTCACTCCAAGAACAAAGAAGTCCAGTGTCCACGTAAACAGAATGTGTACTGGTTCAGATCTGGATCAAGAGAATCTCATCCCGGCATAATTTACACTCACAGTGATGAACAACTGGAAAGAAGTTGTGTCTACAGTCTGTCCAAAACTATACAGAACTCCTCTGATAATGGGACTTACTACTGCGCTGTGGTCACATGTGGAGAGATCCTGTTGGGCGAAGGAACCAAAGTGGAAACAA gACAAGAATTGGACCCAGTTATCATCATCCTCGGGATCCTGCTGGTTCTCTGCCTGATTGTGATCATCATCCTTGTTTTCTCAAGAAACTGA
- the LOC141774861 gene encoding immunoglobulin kappa light chain-like, which produces MTGRLTALILLSTVSLILTEEVPQQIALTVLELGDDFTLMCTFVENEAGLFYWYKLKPGYMVQTVAAGTFDKVTLKGQFVNSRFTIKKVSSEYVLDIRNVSKDDEATYFCQAGSAYEMKFVNGTLLAVNGHKNLQKSFYVKQIPETESVQTGDSVTLQCSLLSKNKENTDQCPGKQDVYWFRSGSGESHPGIIYAHSDEEEERSCDYSLSKTIQSSSDTGTYYCAVVTCGEILFGEGTKVETRQDWDPVIIILGILLVLCLIVIVILIFSRN; this is translated from the exons ATGACCGGAAGACTGACTGCTTTGATTCTACTTAGTACAGTGT CCCTGATTCTAACTGAAGAGGTCCCTCAACAGATCGCTTTGACTGTGCTTGAACTTGGTGATGATTTTACTCTGATGTGTACATTCGTTGAAAATGAAGCCGGGTTGTTTTACTGGTATAAGCTGAAGCCTGGATATATGGTCCAAACAGTTGCAGCAGGAACTTTTGACAAAGTAACACTTAAAGGACAATTCGTCAACTCAAGATTCACAATCAAAAAAGTGAGCTCTGAGTATGTTCTTGACATCAGAAATGTCAGCAAAGACGATGAAGCAACATACTTCTGTCAAGCAGGATCAGCATACGAGATGAAATTTGTTAACGGCACACTTTTGGCTGTAAATG GTCATAAAAATCTGCAGAAATCTTTCTACGTGAAACAAATTCCAGAGACTGAGTCGGTCCAGACGGGCGACTCAGTGACTCTCCAGTGTTCACTTCTCTCCaagaacaaagaaaacacagatcAGTGTCCAGGTAAACAGGATGTGTACTGGTTCAGATCTGGATCTGGAGAATCTCATCCCGGCATCATTTACGCTCACagtgatgaagaagaggaaagaagTTGTGACTACAGTCTGTCCAAAACTATACAGAGCTCCTCTGATACTGGGACTTACTACTGCGCTGTGGTCACATGTGGAGAGATCCTGTTTGGTGAAGGAACTAAAGTGGAAACAA gACAAGACTGGGACCCAGTTATCATCATCCTCGGGATCCTGCTGGTTCTCTGCCTGATTGTGATTGTCATCCTTATTTTCTCAAGAAACTGA
- the LOC141775929 gene encoding uncharacterized protein LOC141775929, with the protein MLQVPRPLSLQGCTDDRISEMKTIGVGQNVTLTCTRQTSWRTIYLFWIRVVSGTFPEILGSTITYDNKVVEETHRVTATQEPGAFVLHITKTQFSDTAVYYCIKVIRSHMTFSKGIFLRVKGPEPDITAITQDFPSDPVRPGDSVTLQCSVLSDSEKKTCPGEHSVFWFRARSDKSHPSLIYAQRNNRDGCEKSLEARSPQKCVYSFSKNVSSSDAGTYYCAVATCGEILFGNGTKLTIEV; encoded by the exons ATGCTCCAAGTTCCTAGGCCACTTAGTCTGCAAG gATGCACAGACGATCGCATCTCTGAGATGAAGACCATTGGTGTTGGACAAAATGTCACTCTAACATGTACCCGCCAGACATCATGGCGTACAATATACTTATTTTGGATCAGGGTCGTTTCTGGAACCTTTCCTGAAATATTAGGAAGCACAATAACCTATGATAACAAGGTTGTTGAGGAGACTCATCGCGTTACAGCAACACAAGAGCCTGGAGCATTTGTTCTGCATATTACCAAAACACAGTTCAGTGATACTGCGGTCTACTACTGTATAAAAGTGATACGAAGCCACATGACATTTTCGAAAGGAATATTTCTGAGAGTCAAAG GACCAGAACCTGATATCACTGCCATTACTCAAGACTTTCCATCTGATCCGGTCCGTCCAGGAGACTCAGTGACTCTGCAGTGTTCAGTCCTCTCTGACTCTGAGAAGAAAACATGTCCAGGAGAACACAGTGTGTTCTGGTTCAGAGCCAGATCCGATAAATCTCATCCCAGTTTAATTTATGCCCAAAGAAACAATAGAGATGGATGTGAGAAGAGCCTCGAGGCTCGCTCTCCACAGAAATGTGTCTACAGCTTCTCTAAGAACGTCAGCTCCTCTGATGCCGGGACTTATTACTGTGCTGTGGCCACGTGTGGGGAGATATTATTTGGAAATGGGACAAAACTGACAATTGAAG TCTGA
- the LOC141775930 gene encoding uncharacterized protein LOC141775930 gives MLHIINDDPPTLPVNHLNRKSTASVTVCLFSSDPIETAELPHQISTKVVEVGGNVTLYCPFSEGEGQSFYLYKQSLGYLAQTVLAVVVGRITPTEQFNNPRFTATKEDAQCSLTIRNVSKEDEATYFCLIGGTYSQSFANGIFLAVNDRNKQTFFYAKQSPETESVQPGDSVTLQCSLLSKNKENADQCPDEHSVHWFRSGSREYHPGIIYAHSDEEEEKRCDYSLSKTIQSSSDTGTYYCAVVTCGEILFGEGTKVETSKFLQLYLNHLCILY, from the exons CTCTGTTactgtttgtctcttttcttcAGACCCGATTGAAACTGCAGAGCTTCCTCATCAGATCTCTACGAAGGTGGTTGAAGTTGGTGGAAATGTTACTTTGTACTGTCCATTTTCTGAGGGGGAAGGACAATCATTTTACTTGTACAAGCAGTCTCTTGGATATTTGGCCCAAACAGTCCTTGCTGTAGTTGTTGGCAGAATAACACCTACTGAACAATTTAACAACccacggttcacagcaacaaaagAGGATGCTCAGTGTTCTCTTACCATCAGAAATGTTAGCAAAGAGGATGAAGCAACATACTTCTGTCTCATTGGAGGGACGTATTCACAGAGTTTTGCTAATGGCATCTTCTTGGCTGTGAAcg ATCGTAATAAGCAGACGTTTTTCTATGCAAAACAAAGTCCGGAGACTGAGTCGGTCCAGCCGGGCGACTCCGTGACTCTCCAGTGTTCACTTCTCTCCAAGAACAAAGAAAACGCAGATCAGTGTCCAGATGAACACAGCGTTCACTGGTTCAGATCTGGATCAAGAGAATATCATCCAGGCATCATTTACGCTCACagtgatgaagaagaggaaaaacgtTGTGACTACAGTCTGTCCAAAACTATACAGAGCTCCTCTGATACTGGGACTTACTACTGTGCTGTGGTCACATGTGGAGAGATCCTGTTTGGTGAAGGAACTAAAGTGGAGACAAGTAAGTTTTTACAGTTGTATTTAAATCATTTATGCATCTTGTATTAA